One window of Mangrovibacterium diazotrophicum genomic DNA carries:
- a CDS encoding HNH endonuclease signature motif containing protein: MLFKYSYVSHASTEDFYKEVQVVFKNLWRERNNLGTFSLTTQLFTSEQIKTLRKSKKFKQLLENFINNFLQLEAEEQKEVLRAFIWENTISSRLSDINTRILCKEELPSSIRDQTKELFYYLYKERFRKKYLNTYYPIFYNRHRNRYCPFCGLEKIPAANSNKKREYDHILPKSIYPFAAVNLKNLAPSCIFCNEDAKKDKDIIFSTNINGAKRRRAYDYVYDGDLLVVDIRIENRTVFPNANGENSDWILTILPDEDKTRTWDEVFCIKERYIEYLDQHYNDWIKEAVGYCLSDSSLTDLEIKSSIVKMLTGLNTASNDNMESKLKLRFYELISSDTNSIPFQTIQTALNL; encoded by the coding sequence ATGTTGTTTAAATATTCATATGTGTCTCATGCTTCAACTGAAGACTTTTATAAAGAAGTTCAAGTTGTTTTTAAAAATCTTTGGAGAGAGCGGAACAACCTGGGAACTTTTTCACTAACGACGCAGTTATTTACGAGTGAGCAAATTAAGACCCTAAGGAAATCAAAGAAGTTTAAGCAATTGCTGGAAAATTTTATCAATAATTTTCTTCAATTAGAAGCAGAAGAGCAGAAGGAAGTACTAAGAGCATTTATTTGGGAAAATACTATTTCTAGCAGATTGTCTGATATAAACACGCGGATACTTTGCAAAGAAGAACTTCCTTCATCCATTAGAGACCAGACCAAGGAATTATTTTACTATCTGTATAAAGAAAGGTTCAGAAAGAAGTATTTGAACACTTACTATCCTATATTTTACAATCGTCATAGAAATCGATATTGTCCCTTTTGTGGCTTGGAAAAAATACCTGCTGCAAACTCGAATAAAAAGCGAGAATATGACCATATTCTCCCAAAATCAATTTATCCTTTTGCAGCGGTTAACTTGAAAAATCTAGCACCTTCCTGCATTTTCTGTAATGAAGACGCTAAGAAGGATAAAGACATCATTTTTTCTACTAACATAAATGGAGCAAAGCGAAGAAGGGCTTATGATTACGTTTACGATGGAGACCTGTTAGTAGTTGATATACGAATTGAGAATAGGACTGTATTCCCAAATGCAAATGGGGAGAACAGTGATTGGATTCTTACTATTCTCCCTGATGAAGATAAAACAAGGACATGGGATGAAGTTTTTTGCATAAAAGAAAGGTACATCGAGTATCTTGATCAACACTATAATGATTGGATTAAAGAGGCCGTTGGATACTGCTTAAGTGATAGTTCACTAACTGATTTGGAAATAAAATCGTCGATAGTGAAGATGCTTACTGGGTTAAATACAGCAAGCAATGACAATATGGAGAGTAAGCTCAAATTGCGCTTTTATGAGTTGATTTCTAGTGATACAAATTCAATTCCATTTCAGACTATTCAAACAGCGCTAAACCTGTAA
- a CDS encoding AAA family ATPase, producing MTKQFSWVPFYKELFSIVLTFEERQTELIEFLKYLKNEMKLPVTPVHNDINKSDKQIQLREIDPFTFIGALNRGVTHDNRTRIAELFKEHFEIAAETPSDFDGIPVMNAMRSWYFSYEKDRGKDDIPLLWQLAKEAPKGIDNISPKLFDDCLKLKGVGAPYLTMGLFWAAPELFSACDQVMFNYISGITGKKIKVTNFNSYKEYFKTVKDLFPDKQLFEVSYDAWHNNQDSETSEGENEEEENENETYYWLYSPGPKSAFWEEFYTHGIIAIGWDQLGNLENYENKSDIVTALQNLSTEENPGSMKNDSTACWEFANDLMQGDVIFVKNGVKELIGMGIIEGDYYFDDERTYFKNVRKVQWIKKGNWPVDFYLSAKTLTNVTEYKTEHPDYEFYHERLDAIINGAYKPIEKDDSSVIHELHPLNQILYGPPGTGKTFNSINHAVAIIEGRSLDDIMDESQGNRESVLNRFNSYKEVGQVVFTTFHQSMSYEDFIEGIKPIEIEGKLHYEVKDGLFKLISDRALQNQKQSRKSDTLKPFEEVWHDFLAPLSDEKTIPIKMKKSSYQITEVTDRTIFFDKEVGESKHSLSVGTLKNMYLAQQNDIIHGGLQGYYEPLLDLLLKKGKSSVSVDPKNFVLIIDEINRGNIAQIFGELITLLEPDKRVGAKEALTVTLPYSKQKSFGVPSNLYLIGTMNTADRSVEALDTALRRRFAFTEVLPDPEILKECSPLLNNGEEFKLPGGLDRLVELMTIINKRIEKLIDKDHTIGHSYFLGVETLKDLKSVFVNKIIPLLQEYFYGDMAKIGLVLGEAFFEISKSDTEENIFARFKHDALDDLIDRKVYKLKINWESDDEFVSAINDLIDPNV from the coding sequence ATGACTAAGCAATTTTCGTGGGTGCCTTTTTATAAAGAACTATTTTCCATCGTATTGACTTTCGAGGAAAGACAAACAGAGCTGATTGAGTTTCTGAAATACTTAAAGAATGAAATGAAACTTCCGGTCACACCTGTACACAACGATATAAACAAAAGTGACAAACAGATTCAACTGAGAGAGATTGATCCCTTTACATTTATCGGAGCATTAAATCGTGGGGTCACTCATGATAACCGTACCAGGATAGCAGAACTATTCAAAGAGCATTTCGAGATTGCTGCCGAAACCCCAAGCGACTTCGACGGGATACCTGTTATGAATGCCATGAGGTCTTGGTATTTTTCTTATGAAAAAGATAGAGGGAAAGACGACATTCCGTTGCTGTGGCAATTGGCAAAAGAAGCACCCAAAGGAATAGATAATATTTCTCCCAAATTATTTGATGATTGTTTGAAGTTAAAAGGAGTCGGAGCTCCATACCTTACGATGGGGCTTTTTTGGGCTGCTCCTGAACTATTTTCTGCGTGTGACCAGGTAATGTTCAATTATATTTCTGGCATAACAGGCAAAAAAATAAAAGTGACGAATTTTAATTCTTACAAAGAATATTTTAAAACAGTTAAAGACCTATTCCCTGACAAACAATTATTTGAGGTATCATACGACGCGTGGCATAATAATCAAGATAGTGAGACGAGTGAAGGTGAAAATGAGGAAGAAGAGAACGAAAACGAGACTTACTATTGGTTATATAGTCCTGGTCCAAAATCTGCTTTTTGGGAAGAGTTCTACACCCATGGAATCATTGCAATTGGTTGGGATCAACTTGGCAATCTTGAAAATTATGAAAACAAAAGTGACATTGTAACTGCCTTACAAAATCTTTCCACAGAAGAGAATCCAGGCTCAATGAAGAACGATTCAACTGCTTGCTGGGAATTTGCAAACGACTTAATGCAGGGAGATGTGATTTTCGTTAAAAACGGAGTTAAAGAACTTATCGGAATGGGAATCATTGAAGGTGATTACTATTTTGACGATGAACGCACATATTTTAAGAACGTCAGAAAGGTTCAATGGATTAAAAAAGGAAACTGGCCTGTCGATTTTTATCTATCAGCGAAGACTCTAACCAATGTAACAGAGTACAAGACTGAACATCCTGATTATGAATTTTATCATGAGCGCCTTGATGCTATAATCAACGGAGCTTACAAACCAATTGAAAAAGATGACAGCAGTGTTATACATGAGCTTCATCCTCTGAATCAAATTCTCTACGGACCTCCCGGAACTGGGAAAACGTTTAATTCCATAAACCACGCTGTTGCTATCATTGAAGGTAGATCGCTTGATGACATCATGGATGAAAGCCAGGGAAACAGAGAAAGCGTACTAAATCGATTTAACAGCTACAAGGAAGTTGGACAAGTTGTTTTCACGACCTTCCACCAAAGCATGAGCTATGAAGATTTTATCGAAGGGATAAAACCAATTGAAATCGAAGGCAAGTTACATTACGAAGTAAAAGATGGACTCTTCAAGCTAATATCTGACCGAGCTCTACAAAACCAAAAGCAATCGCGCAAATCAGACACCTTAAAACCGTTTGAAGAAGTGTGGCATGATTTTCTAGCCCCGCTCTCTGATGAGAAAACGATTCCGATCAAGATGAAAAAATCGTCTTATCAGATCACTGAAGTTACAGACCGGACGATCTTCTTTGACAAAGAAGTGGGCGAAAGCAAGCACTCATTAAGCGTTGGAACATTAAAAAATATGTACCTGGCTCAGCAAAATGATATCATCCATGGAGGGTTGCAAGGGTACTATGAACCGCTACTAGATCTGCTATTGAAAAAAGGTAAAAGCTCAGTATCTGTTGATCCTAAAAACTTTGTATTGATTATTGATGAGATTAACCGTGGCAACATTGCTCAGATATTTGGTGAATTAATAACGCTTTTAGAGCCAGATAAGAGAGTTGGCGCCAAAGAGGCTCTTACGGTAACTTTGCCATACAGCAAACAGAAAAGTTTTGGGGTTCCATCGAATTTGTATCTGATTGGTACTATGAATACGGCAGACCGAAGTGTTGAGGCTTTGGATACCGCATTAAGAAGAAGGTTCGCTTTTACGGAGGTTTTACCAGACCCAGAAATACTTAAAGAGTGCAGTCCTCTGCTAAACAACGGAGAGGAGTTTAAGCTGCCCGGCGGCCTCGATAGGTTGGTGGAGCTTATGACTATTATAAACAAGCGTATCGAGAAGCTAATCGACAAGGATCACACAATCGGACACAGCTACTTCTTGGGTGTTGAAACGCTTAAAGATTTAAAGTCTGTTTTTGTAAATAAAATCATACCCTTATTGCAAGAGTACTTTTATGGAGATATGGCTAAAATAGGCCTGGTGCTTGGTGAAGCTTTCTTTGAGATATCGAAGTCAGACACAGAAGAAAACATCTTTGCCAGGTTTAAACACGATGCTTTAGACGACTTAATCGATCGTAAGGTATATAAGCTCAAAATAAATTGGGAGAGTGACGATGAATTTGTTAGCGCCATCAATGATTTGATCGATCCCAATGTCTAA